A region of Esox lucius isolate fEsoLuc1 chromosome 3, fEsoLuc1.pri, whole genome shotgun sequence DNA encodes the following proteins:
- the ccl20a.3 gene encoding C-C motif chemokine 20a.3 isoform X1: MAQMRAPEIALLMILAVGLFTNSEAQQGCCMSYSTGRIPFNRIRGYSIQTVTRQCNINAIIFHIFKGRNICVDPIQGWVMQNIRKLKEKAIQLNMKKLQAN; the protein is encoded by the exons ATGGCCCAGATGAGAGCTCCTGAGATAGCACTGCTCATGATCCTGGCTGTGGGGCTGTTTACTAATTCAGAAGCTCAACAAG GCTGTTGTATGAGTTACTCCACTGGTAGGATTCCCTTTAATCGCATTCGTGGATATTCAATACAGACAGTGACGAGACAATGCAACATCAATGCCATTAT TTTCCACATATTCAAAGGGAGAAATATATGTGTGGATCCCATCCAGGGTTGGGTTATGCAGAATATTCGCAAGCTGAA AGAGAAAGCCATCCAGCTGAACATGAAAAAATTGCAAGCAAATTAG